CAAGATAACCCTTTGTGGGGAAAAGAGGCACACCAATGCCCAGCCGCAAACTGAACAacaaaatcacatcacaatCTAGTGCTTATACACCTCAAACATGTTTCAGCATGAGCTTTCGATGCAGAAAATTGAAACCCTAGCTAGCTAGGAGTATCAGTTAGTAGGTAGAAAgcagttctctctctctactttttcTATGCTATTAGACACCCTTCTTTCATCTATGCCTAAAGTGCAACAAATAATTAGTTAGCAAGAAACATTAGAAGCTTAAAATCTGCATAGTAAGTTTTTGAACAATCGAACTGTTGAAACCAAGAGGGTATTTACCTGGGTAATCAAGGTAGAAGTAGGGTTATAATAAGCAAATTGCAGGTCAGTAGAAGCagctggaggaggaggaggggactGAGGATGAAGGAAGCTCAGGAAGTGATAATTGTGGTGGTTATTCATAATCATGTGTTGGTGATCATAGTgaggatgatggtgatgattataAAGAAGACTGTTGTTAAGTTGGCATTGGTGGTTGTTGTGGAGTTGCTTGGAGAGCTTTCTCCTGAGCTTCTGTCTGTCCCTGGCCTTGTGGTTCTGGAACCAGTAGAACACATTCTTGCCCTCTATCTTGCCATACAAGGAGAGGTGGGCTGTGATCTGCTGTATATGAGCTGCATTTGGCGTCCTCACCCCGCTCCGGTACATCTCCTCCAAGATCATCAGTTGCTCTGGTGTTGGGCACCACCTCGTTGAAGCTGAAGGAGACATGTTATTGTCTGCAAAGTTC
The nucleotide sequence above comes from Eucalyptus grandis isolate ANBG69807.140 chromosome 2, ASM1654582v1, whole genome shotgun sequence. Encoded proteins:
- the LOC104435350 gene encoding WUSCHEL-related homeobox 3 yields the protein MSPSASTRWCPTPEQLMILEEMYRSGVRTPNAAHIQQITAHLSLYGKIEGKNVFYWFQNHKARDRQKLRRKLSKQLHNNHQCQLNNSLLYNHHHHPHYDHQHMIMNNHHNYHFLSFLHPQSPPPPPAASTDLQFAYYNPTSTLITQVNTLLVSTVRLFKNLLCRF